One Enterococcus silesiacus genomic window carries:
- a CDS encoding metal-transporting ATPase: MDTTKTHDHSCSDEKGHDHSHGHSHSHGKSPVVLFFTGLAIFIVAFFINEGSLVQNILFVSAMLLSGYHIILEGIVDTISESKEQKKFIPNVHILMTLAAFGATIIGNYEEGALLIIIFAAAHFLEEYAEGRSKREITNLLKMNPTEARLIQADGSVKTVDVATLKIGDKLQVLNGDQIATDGTILSGRTSIDESSINGESIPREKTVGDEVFGSTINGNGAFTMEVTKDSSDTVFAKILQLVNQSQSNLSKTATKIQKLEPYYVTIVLILVPIFIAAGPFVFNWTWNESFYRGMVFLISASPCALAASAVPATLSGISNLAKRGVLFKGGSFLANLATIKSVAFDKTGTLTKGKPSVTDFYFLSDTAQLTEQKCIDLIVAMEKTANHPLANAILAKFKAGTELTLTVENEIGKGLVTEYLGDTYQIGKPEIFSLVNTKINAHNEQYAKEGKTVVYFAKNNEVIGLIAMMDVPNENAKTVISYLKSQGIHTTMITGDAELTGQAVGRQIGIDEVVGNVLPENKAAIIKDQQARFGNVAMLGDGVNDAPALVTADIGVAMGDGTDIAIDVADAVLMQNDLTKFSYAHKVSKRLDRVVWQNIIFSMFIVVLLITLNILGKMDITIGVIAHEGSTLLVILNGLRLLIPSKE; the protein is encoded by the coding sequence ATGGACACAACAAAAACCCATGATCACAGTTGCTCGGACGAAAAAGGTCATGACCACAGCCATGGTCACAGTCATAGCCATGGGAAATCTCCTGTCGTTTTATTTTTTACAGGATTGGCAATTTTCATCGTTGCATTTTTTATCAATGAAGGGTCATTAGTACAGAATATTCTTTTCGTTAGTGCCATGTTATTATCTGGCTATCATATTATTTTAGAAGGTATCGTTGATACAATCAGTGAGTCAAAAGAGCAAAAAAAATTTATACCGAATGTTCATATTTTGATGACTTTAGCCGCATTTGGTGCGACGATCATCGGAAATTATGAAGAAGGCGCTTTGTTGATTATCATTTTTGCAGCTGCTCACTTTCTTGAAGAATATGCAGAAGGTCGTAGTAAAAGAGAAATTACAAATTTACTTAAAATGAACCCAACTGAAGCTCGTCTAATCCAAGCGGATGGTAGCGTTAAGACGGTGGATGTAGCGACACTAAAAATCGGTGATAAATTACAAGTATTAAATGGAGACCAAATCGCTACCGATGGCACTATTCTATCAGGTCGAACGTCGATTGATGAATCATCGATCAATGGTGAAAGTATTCCTAGAGAAAAAACAGTTGGCGATGAAGTGTTCGGCAGTACCATTAATGGTAATGGTGCGTTTACTATGGAAGTGACAAAAGACAGCAGTGATACAGTCTTTGCTAAAATTCTTCAATTAGTTAATCAGTCACAATCAAACCTATCAAAAACCGCTACTAAGATTCAAAAATTAGAACCTTATTATGTAACGATCGTCTTGATTTTGGTACCGATTTTTATCGCAGCAGGTCCATTTGTATTTAATTGGACATGGAACGAAAGTTTTTATCGCGGTATGGTATTTTTAATCTCCGCATCACCTTGTGCACTTGCGGCAAGTGCTGTTCCGGCAACCTTATCAGGCATTTCCAATTTAGCTAAACGAGGTGTTTTATTCAAAGGTGGTTCATTCTTAGCCAATTTAGCTACAATTAAATCCGTTGCTTTTGATAAAACTGGGACTTTGACTAAAGGAAAACCATCGGTTACTGATTTTTATTTCTTAAGCGATACAGCACAACTAACAGAACAAAAGTGTATCGATCTAATTGTGGCAATGGAAAAAACAGCTAACCACCCATTAGCTAATGCAATTTTAGCTAAATTTAAAGCAGGAACTGAACTAACTTTAACGGTTGAAAATGAAATTGGTAAAGGGCTTGTGACAGAATATCTTGGTGATACGTATCAAATCGGTAAACCGGAAATATTCAGTCTAGTCAATACCAAAATCAATGCTCATAATGAACAATACGCGAAGGAAGGCAAAACCGTTGTCTATTTTGCTAAAAATAATGAAGTCATTGGTTTGATCGCTATGATGGATGTACCAAATGAAAATGCCAAAACCGTGATTAGCTACCTGAAATCTCAAGGTATTCATACAACGATGATCACTGGAGATGCAGAGCTAACTGGACAAGCTGTCGGGCGCCAAATTGGGATCGATGAAGTGGTTGGAAATGTTTTGCCGGAAAATAAGGCAGCAATCATTAAAGACCAACAAGCTCGTTTTGGTAATGTAGCAATGCTAGGTGATGGAGTCAATGACGCTCCTGCTTTAGTAACGGCAGACATTGGCGTTGCAATGGGAGATGGAACGGATATTGCAATTGATGTTGCAGATGCTGTTTTGATGCAAAATGATTTAACGAAATTCAGCTATGCGCACAAGGTTTCTAAACGTTTAGATCGAGTGGTTTGGCAAAATATCATCTTTTCAATGTTTATTGTGGTTTTGTTGATCACATTGAATATTCTTGGGAAAATGGATATTACGATCGGTGTTATCGCACATGAAGGGAGTACGTTATTAGTTATTTTGAATGGATTACGATTACTGATTCCATCCAAAGAATAG
- a CDS encoding peroxiredoxin, whose translation MELISGEKGFELVHESGNWLLKKDIGFSPVELLVASIGACGAYVYEKILTNSHIDFTIEKVDISYERAEDKQAKPLSRVVIDFSIHVSEEAQGKAERALKLIGKNCPVMQSLDPEIAVVENVNFV comes from the coding sequence ATGGAATTAATTTCAGGGGAAAAGGGATTTGAATTGGTACATGAAAGTGGTAACTGGTTACTAAAAAAAGATATCGGTTTTTCGCCAGTTGAACTATTAGTTGCATCTATTGGTGCATGTGGAGCCTATGTTTATGAAAAAATATTAACGAATTCTCACATTGATTTTACTATTGAAAAGGTAGATATCTCTTATGAACGAGCAGAAGATAAACAAGCGAAACCTTTAAGCCGCGTTGTAATTGATTTTTCGATCCATGTTTCGGAAGAGGCGCAAGGAAAAGCTGAGCGAGCATTGAAACTGATTGGCAAGAATTGTCCAGTCATGCAATCGCTAGATCCAGAAATAGCGGTTGTTGAAAATGTGAATTTTGTTTAG
- a CDS encoding 6-phospho-beta-glucosidase — MRNDFLWGGAVAAHQVEGGFNQGGKGVSIADVMTAGSKDHAREITDGIIEGKFYPNHEAIDFYGHYQEDIQLFAEMGFKCLRTSIAWTRIFPNGDEQEPNEAGLAFYDELFDELLEHGIEPVITLSHFEMPYHLVKQYGGWRSRELIGFFTKFAVTVMKRYKDKVKYWMTFNEINNQRILENPIYSFTNSGILYQAGEDKLKTMYQAAHYQFVAGAITVAEGKKINPDFQIGCMLAATPNYPLTSDPSDIIAAQQEDEKQLFFTDVQVRGNYPRWAIKEWERNGYELDITERDLQLLKAGTVDYIGISYYLSNTISTRPEAVRLDDDLLGDSSLVENPYVSMTEWGWSIDPAGLRHYLNLLSNRYERPIFIVENGFGYADTLVEEKVHDVERIDFLTQHIKEMKKAIEIDGVDVLGYTVWGCIDPISFTTGEMRKRYGFIYVDRDNQGNGSLKRIKKDSFDWYKQLIQTNGAEL; from the coding sequence ATGAGAAACGATTTCTTATGGGGCGGTGCAGTAGCTGCCCATCAAGTTGAAGGCGGCTTTAATCAAGGCGGCAAAGGCGTAAGTATTGCGGATGTGATGACGGCTGGTTCAAAAGATCATGCTAGAGAAATTACAGACGGTATTATAGAAGGAAAATTTTATCCCAACCATGAAGCAATCGATTTTTATGGCCATTATCAAGAAGATATTCAGTTATTTGCTGAAATGGGCTTTAAATGTCTAAGAACGAGCATTGCCTGGACGAGAATTTTTCCAAATGGGGATGAACAAGAACCGAACGAAGCGGGTCTCGCTTTTTACGATGAGTTGTTTGATGAATTATTGGAACATGGGATCGAGCCGGTAATAACGTTGTCTCACTTTGAAATGCCCTATCATTTAGTGAAACAGTATGGCGGCTGGCGCAGTCGTGAACTGATCGGCTTTTTCACTAAATTTGCTGTAACTGTGATGAAGCGCTACAAAGATAAAGTAAAATATTGGATGACCTTTAATGAAATCAACAATCAACGAATCTTAGAAAATCCAATTTATTCATTTACCAATTCAGGTATTCTTTATCAAGCGGGTGAAGACAAATTAAAAACGATGTATCAAGCGGCACATTATCAATTTGTAGCAGGTGCGATCACAGTTGCTGAAGGGAAAAAAATCAATCCAGATTTTCAGATCGGATGTATGTTAGCTGCAACACCGAATTATCCTTTGACAAGTGATCCAAGTGATATCATTGCAGCACAACAAGAAGATGAGAAACAGTTATTTTTCACGGATGTCCAAGTAAGAGGAAACTATCCTCGCTGGGCAATCAAAGAGTGGGAAAGAAACGGCTATGAACTGGATATTACTGAGCGAGATCTACAGTTGCTAAAAGCTGGAACAGTCGATTATATTGGTATCAGCTACTATTTAAGCAACACGATTTCAACACGACCGGAAGCAGTTCGTTTAGACGATGACCTCCTTGGCGATAGCTCGCTTGTAGAAAATCCTTATGTAAGTATGACTGAATGGGGCTGGTCGATCGACCCTGCTGGCTTACGTCATTATCTAAACCTATTAAGTAATCGTTATGAACGGCCAATCTTTATCGTAGAAAATGGATTTGGCTATGCTGATACTTTAGTTGAAGAGAAAGTCCACGATGTAGAAAGAATCGATTTTCTTACTCAGCATATTAAAGAAATGAAAAAAGCAATCGAGATAGATGGAGTAGATGTTTTAGGTTACACGGTTTGGGGCTGTATCGATCCGATTTCATTTACGACAGGTGAAATGCGTAAACGTTATGGTTTCATTTATGTCGATCGTGATAATCAAGGGAACGGCTCGTTGAAACGAATCAAAAAAGATTCCTTTGATTGGTACAAACAGTTGATCCAAACAAATGGAGCAGAACTATAA
- a CDS encoding transcription antiterminator BglG, which produces MIIKRVLNNNTVISSNSKGVEVLLMGKGIAFGQKKGQTVDLELVEKTFLLRDKDTQNKFTELLIDVPMEHILVAEKIINFGKIKLGKNLSETIYVNLTDHIHSAVERYRDGIILKNPLRWDIERFYPDEYAVGEKAMEIVRKELGVEFVIDEAAFIAIHFVNAEQSKSFDLAYEIAEITKNIEDIVKEEYNTEFDESSLDYYRFITHVKFFAQRLLIGEHYEDEDSELLDTLKKKYELEYRCSLKISEYVQKAFDYCLSSTELVYLTAHIRRITKNL; this is translated from the coding sequence ATGATCATAAAACGAGTACTAAACAACAATACAGTCATTTCTAGCAATAGTAAGGGTGTTGAAGTTCTTTTAATGGGAAAAGGAATTGCTTTTGGGCAGAAAAAAGGTCAAACTGTTGATCTGGAACTGGTCGAAAAAACCTTTTTATTAAGAGATAAAGATACACAAAATAAATTTACAGAGCTATTGATCGATGTGCCGATGGAGCATATCTTGGTCGCAGAAAAAATTATCAATTTCGGTAAAATCAAGCTTGGAAAAAATTTAAGCGAAACAATCTACGTCAATCTGACGGACCATATTCATTCCGCGGTTGAGCGTTATCGAGATGGAATCATCTTGAAAAATCCCTTGCGATGGGATATCGAGCGTTTTTACCCAGACGAATATGCAGTAGGGGAAAAGGCAATGGAGATCGTTCGCAAAGAACTCGGAGTCGAATTTGTTATTGATGAAGCCGCATTTATTGCTATTCATTTTGTTAATGCGGAACAGTCTAAAAGTTTTGATCTAGCGTACGAAATCGCAGAAATCACTAAAAATATCGAAGATATCGTAAAAGAAGAATACAATACAGAATTTGATGAGTCATCTTTAGATTATTATCGATTTATAACCCACGTTAAATTTTTTGCCCAAAGGTTATTAATTGGAGAACATTATGAAGATGAGGATTCTGAGTTGCTTGATACACTCAAGAAAAAGTATGAACTAGAATATCGCTGTTCATTAAAAATCAGCGAATATGTTCAAAAGGCATTTGATTACTGCTTAAGCTCGACAGAGTTAGTGTATCTTACCGCACATATCAGAAGAATCACGAAAAATTTATAA
- a CDS encoding peptide ABC transporter substrate-binding protein, whose translation MKKFFAISALALLIFVTGCNPANKTESNESKKAIVHFTEPAELLTLDTTQEEDFTSFNAQNQVLEGLYQLNEKDEAIPAVAKELPEISEDKQTYTIALRNDAKWSNGDPVTAKDFLYAWRRAVTPETAPSYASLFVASIKNADAIYQGKMKPDQLGVEAPDEHTLVIHLIKPTPYFTSLLTFETFFPINQTFAEKQGSDYGTSANTTLYNGPFTLEGWEQNSDTWTYVKNPKYWDVKNVKVDAIQTTVVKSTSTAVNLYQTDELDRVILDGEFSKQYKNDPDFQNQNDTKMGYLRFNQGPNKPLENAHLRKAISLAIDRDTFVKNILGDGSIAATGFVPQDFVQNPKTGEDFRKESGVQKKFDKAEAQKAYEQAQKELNKKEISLVYLAKDTDTEKKTAEYLANQIAEVLPNIKFEITTLPSNNLQERYLSGDYDIAFGQWMPDFKDAITFLDMFASTSGLNHINYKNPAYDQLIQAATETDAANEEKRWSDLLQAEHLLLAEDYAIAPIYQQQTALLQKKNISGVVKHSFGSPYSFKYIQVKETD comes from the coding sequence ATGAAAAAGTTTTTTGCAATTAGCGCATTGGCACTTTTGATTTTTGTGACAGGTTGTAATCCAGCCAATAAAACGGAATCAAATGAATCAAAAAAAGCAATCGTTCATTTTACTGAGCCAGCAGAGCTACTGACACTTGATACCACACAAGAAGAAGATTTCACTAGTTTCAATGCCCAAAATCAAGTCCTTGAAGGGCTTTACCAATTAAATGAAAAAGATGAAGCAATTCCAGCTGTAGCCAAAGAACTACCAGAAATCAGCGAAGATAAACAAACGTATACGATTGCTTTAAGGAACGATGCAAAATGGTCAAATGGTGACCCTGTTACTGCTAAGGACTTTTTATATGCCTGGAGACGAGCCGTCACACCGGAAACAGCACCATCATATGCTAGTTTGTTTGTTGCTTCAATCAAAAATGCAGATGCCATTTATCAAGGAAAAATGAAACCGGATCAACTTGGAGTAGAAGCGCCAGATGAGCATACGCTAGTGATCCATTTAATCAAACCAACTCCTTATTTTACGTCTTTACTGACATTTGAAACATTTTTCCCAATCAACCAAACATTTGCTGAAAAACAAGGCAGTGACTACGGAACATCAGCTAACACAACTCTTTATAATGGCCCCTTTACTCTAGAAGGCTGGGAACAAAATTCTGATACTTGGACATACGTCAAAAATCCAAAGTATTGGGACGTGAAGAATGTGAAGGTTGATGCAATTCAAACGACCGTTGTAAAATCAACCAGTACAGCCGTTAATTTATATCAAACGGATGAGTTAGATCGAGTTATATTAGATGGAGAATTTTCTAAACAATATAAAAATGATCCAGATTTTCAAAACCAAAATGACACAAAAATGGGTTATCTACGTTTTAATCAAGGACCCAATAAACCATTGGAAAATGCTCACTTACGCAAAGCAATCTCTTTAGCAATTGATCGTGATACCTTTGTAAAAAACATTTTGGGAGATGGTTCTATTGCCGCAACAGGCTTTGTTCCTCAAGATTTTGTTCAAAATCCTAAAACAGGGGAAGATTTCCGTAAAGAAAGTGGTGTTCAGAAAAAATTTGATAAAGCCGAGGCGCAAAAAGCCTATGAACAAGCGCAAAAAGAACTAAATAAAAAAGAAATCAGCTTAGTCTATTTGGCTAAAGATACGGATACAGAGAAGAAAACAGCCGAATATTTAGCAAATCAAATTGCTGAAGTGTTGCCGAATATCAAATTTGAAATTACTACATTACCAAGCAATAACTTACAAGAACGCTATTTATCAGGTGACTATGATATTGCTTTTGGTCAGTGGATGCCTGATTTTAAAGATGCCATCACATTTTTAGATATGTTTGCTTCGACCTCTGGCTTAAATCACATCAATTATAAAAATCCAGCATATGATCAGCTAATTCAAGCGGCTACTGAAACAGATGCGGCAAATGAAGAAAAAAGATGGTCAGATTTATTGCAGGCAGAACACTTATTATTAGCAGAGGATTACGCGATTGCACCGATTTATCAGCAACAAACAGCATTATTGCAAAAGAAAAATATCAGTGGCGTTGTGAAACATAGTTTTGGCTCGCCTTATAGTTTTAAATACATTCAAGTGAAAGAAACAGACTAA